The following DNA comes from Camelina sativa cultivar DH55 chromosome 14, Cs, whole genome shotgun sequence.
GAGCATGCAGATCACTAAAATTCTCTATCAGAAGATGAGACCAACCTTTCTATGAACTTCATCCTGCACCTCCTGAGTAGTCTTGTCATATTTAAGGCACATAGGTTTCTCGGGCTAGTTCACCAGTGCTATATGTTATAATAAGTAGGAAGAAATGTTGTAGATGTAGTAGATGTAGTCCCGGTTTTGATTTGGTGCTTATTAAATCTGTAAAAATTAGCATTTACGGCTTGCTCTACTGGTTCTGATTCACTTAAATGCATAGGTTAGTTTCTTTATAACCCCTTGTATTTGTAATTCAACATTATTTATCATTCCACTGTAAATTTAGCAAGATATGGGTTTCTCAGGGCAggcttattttcttgtaaaaatcTTGTACCTTATACTGAACATCATGGTTCTAACTTGATCAGTCATAATGGATCCTTACTGTTGTATGAGTCCTGCAGCTGTAAATTTAGCAAGATATTCATATGGGTTTCTAAGGGCAGGCTTATTTTCTAGTAAAATTCTTGTACCTTAGACTGAACGCATCATGCTTCTCTCTTGATCAGTCGTAATGGATCCTGACTGTTGTATGAGTCGTGCAGCTTAAATTTTTTACAATAGACTCAGATTCTCAGTCTCTCTTCGTCTGCCTCAGGACCATCTTAATTTTTTCCCGTATCTTTTATGGTAAGCTACTTATCTCTTGATTTTGCTTTAAAAGTACTGGTATAAACATTGTGTCTTTATCCATTGAACTTGTGATTCTCAGGACACATGAGAAGAGATGCACAGGAAAGTGGCGGCCATTTACAAACGCGTTTCTTCTCTCGTTTCAGAACTTAAATGCCATGGTATTGTCTCATCCTTGCTGCCGGCCACTTTTCTTCTAACATGGCTTTAACAGATGTCTGATTTCTCCCACATACCCAATCTTACCCTTTAGTTATATTCtgttatacatacatatatagagtAAGGTCTGATTATGTAAGAAAAAGTAGGTTGAAGcttattgtgtttgtggttttggACTTTGGTAAGAAAAGTTGTCTATGATTGTTTTAATCCTAGTTTTAACACTTGATGTCGAGGAAGATGACTTCACATTTTACATGTTTTGTTATTGGAACTAGCCCACAATCAAACGCGTTGACACTACGGATATATTACCTGTTAGGTATTGGCACTCATATTTGTGATTTAGATTATGTTTTAACTCTCATAACAATTTCACGTAGCATTGATCAGCTTGCACCATTAGCTTAGATTATCTTTATTTATTCCATTACGATAAGAAAAGAGAATGTTTAATCTGGTTTCTATCTTGTGTTCCATATTCCTATATGATTTATTGCAATTTCATGTGATATCATTTATTGTGGGGGTCATCTACTTACCTTTTTTTCTGTGGTGAGTCACATGGGAGCTTATGTTGTTGCCTTGAGGTATCATAACAACATCATGATAGTTGCCCCCACACAACCATCCAAATACAGCTCATCACACTATTGATTCCACCGACCCTTGGACAATTCCAAGGTATCCTCTCACTCATTGATCTTTGTGTGAACCCAAATCACTGATTTCGGATATTTTGTAACACTTAACATGGATGTTGTGGTTAATTAAAGATAACATCGGCCATAATCAGAGTGTAATAAGATAAACGAACTCATAAACAATCTGTGATAACTGATAATACACATAGATATACAAGCACATAGAGATGATAATACACATAGATATACAAGCACATAGAGAAACAGATGGTTAACATTAAAAGATACAACATTCTAAACAAGAGaaccaaatcacacaaactcattaacaaatacaattaaaataattggaaaaggaaaaaaaaaagaatgatcaaaAGATGAAACCAGATGCCAATGCAACAATAGATGCAAACAATGCTGGTGCAAACATAGCAGCATCAGAAGTTGGGCTTGGAGCCGGAGCTTCCACGGTGGCGGCTGCCGCAGCTGAAAAAGCCACCGCAACAACCATAACAaacaccatcatcttcatcttcattgcctCCATTACTTCTCTCTTTGATGTTTGAATAAGAATTTGTAAGAGAAAAGATTTTGCTATTCTTGTTTGGGTTGTGTGTATGATAATATAGCTGTGGGGATGGTATNNNNNNNNNNNNNNNNNNNNNNNNNNNNNNNNNNNNNNNNNNNNNNNNNNNNNNNNNNNNNNNNNNNNNNNNNNNNNNNNNNNNNNNNNNNNNNNNNNNNNNNNNNNNNNNNNNNNNNNNNNNNNNNNNNNNNNNNNNNNNNNNNNNNNNNNNNNNNNNNNNNNNNNNNNNNNNNNNNNNNNNNNNNNNNNNNNNNNNNNNNNNNNNNNNNNNNNNNNNNNNNNNNNNNNNNNNNNNNNNNNNNNNNNNNNNNNNNNNNNNNNNNNNNNNNNNNNNNNNNNNNNNNNNNNNNNNNNNNNNNNNNNNNNNNNNNNNNNNNNNNNNNNNNNNNNNNNNNNNNNNNNNNNNNNNNNNNNNNNNNNNNNNNNNNNNNNNNNNNNNNNNNNNNNNNNNNNNNNNNNNNNNNNNNNNNNNNNNNNNNNNNNNNNNNNNNNNNNNNNNNNNNNNNNNNNNNNNNNNNNNNNNNNNNNNNNNNNNNNNNNNNNNNNNNNNNNNNNNNNNNNNNNNNNNNNNNNNNNNNNNNNNNNNNNNNNNNNNNNNNNNNNNNNNNNNNNNNNNNNTTGGAGCCGGAGCTTCCACGGTGGCGGCTGCCGCAGCTGAAAAAGCCACCGCAACAACCATAACAaacaccatcatcttcatcttcattgcctCCATTACTTCTCTCTTTGATGTTTGAATAAGAATTTGTAAGAGAAAAGATTTTGCTATTCTTGTTTGGGTTGTGTGTATTATAATATAGCTGTGGGGATGGTATTGCCTATTTATACAACAATTGTATGAGATCTTACAGCTGGCAAATTGGCTGTCTCTTGGCCCAAACCacattcttctctttctcaaccactgtcctttttttctttccaacctcacaataatatatattaataatttttttttactaatatttgttatgattgttataaattttgtatatgtgTTTTCACATGAGTAGTTGGAAGGATAAGAAGTAACATCTAGTTTTattagtgtatttttaaaaaagttgataTTCTTCTTATTATAACTGTTGTGTTCACAAATAGCTAATTAAGCATTGGATTTTTCAAAAGGATTAAATATGTTAGTCAAtcttaatttgataatttattcAATCTAgattataaactaataaaatatgttagtctcaacattattaattcaAAAGGATTTGTGTTCACAAAGACCTAAGCATTGGATTTTTCTCTTCAATAAAAATGCTTTTATTGACCTGATACCACAATTACACACACGTAGTGGTACAACTACTTAGAAGGTTTTTAGGATCAATGCTAAGTGTTTAGGAAGTATTTGGAAAAAGATTATGTAAGTATATAAGAAAGATCTTTATACAAGGGGATAAACTTTATTATTGAAACACTCAAAAGGTTACAAGATCTCTTAAGACTCTTACTCAAACTCACTCACTTAAGGTTGAATGAAACTCTTCACCAAGCCTTAGTATTTATATTACAAGTCTTAGGGAATATTATATAGAATATTccttaagatatttttatgctttattttacaaccctctatttattcaactctctactttattttacaaccctccatttattcaactctctcataaccatatacttcactatcatatatcacacacttattatttattttccttttgctgGGATTTTTAGTGCTGATAAGGTTGTGGaaattttcttcaattcttttaCTGCTTCTGTGCATTTCTGGCTCCAAGGAGGGGCATCTTTCTTGAGTTGAGCAGAGAGAACCGTTCTGTGTTTTGCAAGACCATGAATGAAATCCGACATATAATTGACAATCCCCAGAAACTGTTGGACTTGCTTGAAAGATAGTCGTTCATCTGGAAACTCATTGAGTTGGGTGGCAATGTGAGGTTGGAGGTAGTATTCTCCCTTGGATATGTGCATTCCCAGAAAATCAATCTCCGTTTCTCCGATCaccattttcttttctgataGCATAATACCGTATTTTTGTACGATACTGTGGAACTTTGCCAATAATGAAGTGTGGGAATCTATGTCTGGCGAGAATAGCAGAATATCGTCGATATACACCAGCGCATTTGGGAGGATAGGCTCGAATATCTTGATCATAGCTTTTTGGAATAATGAAGGAGCTACCTTTAGTCCAAAAGGCATGACTTTCAAGTGGTAATGACGATCTGGTACACAAAATCTCGTCTTTGATCTGTCCTCTGGTTTGATTCTAAGCTGCCAAAATCCTGCTTTTAAGTCAAACTTGGAGAAGATTTGTGCTTGCGGGAGTTTTTGGAATAACACTTCTCTCTTTGGCAAAGGAAACTTGTCATCGGCAAGGAAATGGTTGAGTGGTTGATAGTTGATGACTAATCTGAGTTTTCCTCGCACCTGTTCAGCCCGTTTGTTGACGTAGAATGCTTCGCATGCCCAAGGTGAAGTGGTCTTCTCAATGAGGTCTTCTTTCTGGAGTTGGTCAATCTCTTCAAGTGCAAGATTGTAGTGATCTGGGTTCATTCCTGGGTGACTTGCTTTAGTTGGGTTGATATCTTCATTCTTCTTGAAGGGTAAGGATATGAAGAAATCTGGATTCTTCCATAAAGGAGATGAGCATTTTGTGAGAAACTCCGAATGAGATGTGGCGCAAGACGTCTTTgcaatttcttcttttattggaTTAAGCATCTCCATAGGGTATAGATGAGACACCGTTGTCCAAGGTAGCAACtgatttttgtgtttgagaCCTTTCGGGTGCCACGAAACTCTCCGAAGACTATGAAGGATGTCAAATCCAAGTATAAAGTCCTTTCCAGGGAGTTCAGAACCATATACTTTGGATTTAATCATGTATCCGGGGAAAAGTTGGATGTAAATTGGCTTGCTGATAAGAGAGATATGAAATATCTGGCCGTTGGCTGCTTTGAAAGCGACTGAACATGAATTCCAATGTGAGGCTGGGAGGAGGTCTGGTTTGATGATGGATGAAGCAGCTCCAGTGTCAAAATAGGCAATGACCGGTATTGGTTTATCATACTTGTTTGGGAAGATGTAGATCTTGGCATTTGGAGATGGTTGGGTTAGATACACCAATTCTTCTTGATGTGATTGCTCTACTTTGCAGAAATCGAATGTGTAGAGGTCAAACAACATGAACTGGTCGTCTCTATCGCTTTCATCTCCAGTATCCTCTTCTGAAGATTCATCTTCTAATTCCATACCCATTGCAAGAACTGTATCATCAGTTGGTTCATCATCAAGGGAAAAGATGGATTCAATATCTGAGTCGTCAATATCTTCAACTTGTGCCAAGTAGCCAAGGaggttgtctctcttcttcttgttaggacaTTGTTTCGCATAATGTCCCTTCTTCTTGCAGATGTAACATCTGTCTGATTTTTTGAAAcctctttgagttttcttcctgaagaatttccatttctttctaGAAGATAGCTTTGGATATTTCTTCTGCCACTTGCTTCTatagctcttttcttttccatgacTTGTAGAACAATGGCATCTCTTGTCTCTGCATTTGATATTGAGTTCTGGCCGATCACATGCTTTTCCTAGAAGCTTTCCTTGTTCTTGAAGCTGTTTGAAAAACTTCTGGTGGTTGCATAGCTTTTCAAGGGCTGCCagagaaatttgatatatttctccaaGTGAAGCTTGGTTGAGAGGCATATTCTTGAGAGACAATATCCTTGACGTTTCATTTCCAAGTGGTTCTGGAAGTGAATTCAGGTACGCCTGCTTGAGGTTGACGTCATCTATCCCATTCAGGGCATAGAATCTCTTTGACATTCGCTCATAATGTCTTTCAAGATCCTTCCTCTTGAAGGAGCAGCATCTCATGCTAAGGTACTCTTCTCTGGCTTGGATAGTATAATGATCCCATGTGCCGAGAAATTCATTGTGGATGTGTCCCACCAAGGCATCGATTGTTGGAGATTGTCGGATTTGTAATTGTCGATATTGGCCTAAGCTTATCCACCATTGCCTGAGACGTCCTTGGAATTTAGCCACCAGTTTATCAATCGATGTAGGCAAAATGGCTCCTGGGTTGAGTTGTTGTTCTGTTAGCCATGCATGCATCTCATATACTTTGTCGCGCCATTTTGAAGGGGGaatatcatcaaaagaaaaacccttATGTGGTTCTGTATTAAACCGCAGATTTCCTTCTGTCTGATTTCGTCCAGTTTCTTGAGTTTCTTCATATACGTTTCCACCTTCACTTTCTACGTCTTCTTCAACCACAGCCGGTGAGGCCATCATAAAAGGTGGGATTATGACctcatcattttcatcttttattggCGTCTTTTTCATCATAGTTTCttgagaaaaactttttttctcgTTTTGCAACCTTCTTAAGAAAGACAGTGATTGGATTAGCATGCTCCACCATGAATTGCGCTTTGCTGGTCTCGGGTTGATCTTGAGATTTTGATGTCTCGGACAAAGGTTTGGGTGGTTCAAGTATGACTTCCTTCCCCGTTCTTTTTTCTattggctttttctttttggtagatTGTTGTTCATAAACAACTTTTGTTGGTAAGAAGGAGGATGCTCCGAAAATACTTGGGTcttgagaaaaagataaaggTTGTGTTTGGGCTGTGTAAGGTGGTGTGTAGATGGGGTATGGTGTGAAAAGATCATATGGCATTGGAGGTTGGGTTTTGGGTTGGTTTTGTAAGGAGTTTAGCTGAGCTTTAAGGGACTTTAGCTCAGACTCTTTTTGGGACTTGAGGGGAGAGTTTATAGATACAGTAGTTGCAAG
Coding sequences within:
- the LOC109128902 gene encoding arabinogalactan peptide 21, with the translated sequence MEAMKMKMMVFVMVVAVAFSAAAAATVEAPAPSPTSDAAMFAPALFASIVALASGFIF